Part of the Candidatus Zixiibacteriota bacterium genome, GACGGTACGCTCTCATGTATTCCGCTATGTCCACCCGATTCACCGAAAAGACGCCATCATGTCCCGTCCGGACTGCATTTGACGAAGTCGTCTTTGGCAATTCCGGAAACAGACGGTCCGCAAAGTCGCACAGCTCTTGATTGCAGCGGTGACTATTGCAGTGTTCATCTATCGAAACCAGACCGAGTCGTCTTTGTTCCTTTAGCCAACCGTAGATTCGACTCCCCCTCCACTGCTTGTTCTTCATAGCATTGTTGGTGCTGTATGTTGCCTGACGCGGATCGCCCAAGACCTCAACAGAAATCGTGGATCTAAACAGCATCTCCAAGACTGAGAGGTCGTAACCAGCAAGATCTTGAAGTTCATCTACAAATATCTTGCTGTATATCTTCTCCAACCGTTTACCTATCAGCCCGTCTGACTTCTTGTTGCATTCATCGACAAATTCAGCTACTTTAAAGTCGTATATATCGTTCATGCCGGTGAAGTAGTTGTTCTTCTTGTGGAATTTGGCACTTTTTTTCCCATAATATATCGATCTTGCACGCGGCCAATCTCCCATTTGATTCTGATAGGGGCGTACGCCATGCCGAAGCAGAAATGTAAACCATGTCTGTACTGTTATCTTCTCAGGAACATATCCAGCTCTATCGATTAATAGACCCCTTACTTGTTCCAGATTTGGATTCGTATAGGTTGTAATTAATATCCGACCACCAGTGTAGCTCAATGCCTGATCGACAATATGAGTTGTCTTTCCAGAGCCGGCAGCAGAGATAAGAGCAATACTGTTATGACTTGACCGCATCTCTAATATACTCCGGCATCGCGACCTCAGTCTTCTCATCGAAGATCCGAAGCGCGCACTCTGTTTTGTTATTACACATATAGTCAAGCGCCTCCTGATCGTCCGAGAATTCTCTGTCGAGCATCCGACTTAGGTTAGTAAGTCCGATGCTTTTGAGTAGTTGCGGTTCGAGCGAGGGGGCCAACTCGTCGGTCGATGCGCAGATGCGGATTGTCGGCGCGCCGCTATACGGTTTATATTTCTCCTGCACGTTCTTTTCATAATCCGCGTCGTTGTCAGTAACTACTACAACTTCTTTGTTCAGTTCTTTCGCAATATCCAAGAATCTGCGGAAGGACAAACCCCGGACGTTGATTACGTCTACGCGTTCTTCAATCGGTAACTTCCCGTGCTCTTGCAAGTAGGCTTTCTGCACAATCAGTTCGTCTGATGGACCCTCAACCAAGATCGCTATTCGTGCCAACACTAACCTGAGAGTGTCATAGCCAGATAGCTTGCGAAAGTACTTCAGAGTATCTCCAGGCAATTGTCTCAATGTCGTAGCAGCTGAGCTGCCGAGTAAAATGAGATTCTCAAGCCCGAGCTTATTGAGTACATAAGCACTGTGTGTGGTCAAGATTATCTGTTTCTCGAGGCATCTATCCTTGACCTTAGAAATCAACGAATTCATTGACGAGAACGACAGATGATTCTCCGGCTCTTCAATTAGGACAATGTCAGTCTCGGTGGCTTTCCTGTCGAGGGCCAACAGTATCTTCAGTGCGCTCTGTTCACCCTTACCGATCAGCTGAAACGGAAGTTTATCCAAGTGGGGGACCAGATTCGTTTCCCAATTCGATTTCTGGGAAATGTCCATTGATATGGACAAATCTTTCTCTGTGATCGCCCCCTTCTTGCCAATCAATCTATCGTTGATATTCCGAATGGACTGGGTCTCGGCGAAAGCCTCTTTCAGACCTCTATACGCTATGTTCAATTCCGCTCGCTCTTTCGCATCAAGACTGGATCTGATGATATCCTGCAAGTAGTAATCGGTGCCGCTCTGGAGACGGATTGTGGTCGCGTCTATGTATGACGACCGTATGTTTAGACCGCGTGCCGTGAGGGCGTTATGGTCAAATGAATACCACTGACATTTGTAGTATTCGGTTGGTATCAACTCCACTTTGACGTTATCGTGAATCAGGCTTTCGTACTCTTCTTTATAGTCTTCATCAAACACAATTTCCAGCTTAACACCGACGCAATCCTCTTTCTTGGAGTTGTTGGTACCCCTTAGCGAAGCCAAGTCATCGTTGTTTTCAAGATACAATTCAATGATGATTTCAGGCGGGGCGATGGGTTTCCTAGCGACGATGGAGTCAATGTATTCACTGGCAACACATGCGTTGAACAAATAGGGCGTTAACTCGTACTCTATCAACCTTCCATTTAGACGTTTCGTCAACGCGAGATTGATGGCTTCAAGAATGGTGGACTTGCCAACTTCATTATCACCGACGAGAATGTTGAAGCCGGTATTCAACTCAAGCTCGAACTTCTTGAAAATCTTGTAGTTCTGAATATATATCTTCTTGATCATAGTTCCCCCGGATTATGACAACTCTATTACCAACACGATTGCCATCAGAAAGCTTGATTCAATTTCAGCTGAGGACTCAGCGATGGCCCTTACATTCTAACAACTATTAATGGGTTTGTCAATCCATATACAGGAGCTTGCGCATGTCCTCAAATTTCATATATTAGATCGCTATGGATAAGCAGTCGAAAGATGAGGCACAATTCAATCACAGAAATCTCGCTATCGTCGTCGCGGTGGCGCTGATTGTCAGGCTTGTATATCTGATCGAGGCATCAGCGTCTCCGTTTTTTGAGAATCTGGTGGCCGATCCGCGATTCTATGATCTATGGTCAAAGTCGATCGCGAGAGAAAGCTTCTTCCCCGATTTCGCACTCTTTCGCGCGCCACTCTATGCGTATTTCGTCGGAATCTTCTATGCCGTTTCAGGCAACAGCAAATTCGTCGTAGGAATTGTTCAGGCAGTTGTCGGATCGTTCTCGTGCGGTCTGACCTTTTTGATAGCCCGCCGGTTCTTCTCTGAGAAGATCGCGGTGACATCCGGTTTGATCGCGGCATTGTATGGAGTCTTCATCTATCTCGGCGCCGGACTCTTCCCGTCAACATTGGCAACGTTTTTCCTGCTCCTGAGTCTCTTCTATCTGGCGCGTATCGACAAGGACTCTCCCCTCAAGCAGTATCTCTTCGCAGGGCTGTTCGCAGGTCTGGCAGCGATCACAATGCCGTTCCTGATTATATTTGGAATCCTGGTATTCGTGTGGATACTGTACAGGTTCAGAGTGAGCTTGATGACAAAACTCTCCAGATGGGGAGTCTTGCTCGCCGGTATGTCGATCATAATCGCGCCGCTGACCTTTCACAATCTGTCGAAGTCCGGCAACTTCATTCTGATTTCTTCGAATATTGGTATCGAGCTGTTCGCCGGAAATAACGCAGCATCAGATGGCAAGACGCCATATCTTGTGGGACAGAATCCGGAAACAATGCGGAACTTCGTGGCAGCTAAGAATCTCGCTGAGAGTCTGAAGAAAGAAGAGTTGTCGGCAAGGGGTGTCTGTACTTTCTATCTGGATCAGTCGCTGACGTTCTTGACCAGAGAACCGGGGAAGGCGCTTGGAAACTTCACCAGGAAAGTCTCGCTGCTTCTTAACGGCCATGAAATACATTCTGACGGATCTGTCTATTTCGACCGCAGATTCTCGACAGTATTATCGGTCCTCGTGTGGGATAGAAGCCTGAGCTTCCCAATGGGATTCCTGATCCCGCTTTCTGTCGTCGGGCTGCTTCTCACAATCGTCGCTTGGCGTAGGCTCATGCTGCTATACGCATTCCTGGTTTCTACTGCGCTTGTGCCGTTCCTGTTGTATGTGAACATCGAGACACGCAGTCCAATGCTTTATGTTGTGATTATTTTCGCATCTGTCGGAATATTCGAGATCATCAATCGAGTGAAGGCGGGAGAAATACGCAGGCTGACAATCCCGATCCTGATCTTTGCAGCGTTTCTGTTTATGTCGAACTATGATTTCGTGAATCTCGATGAGGACTATGCCACCCAGCACCTCAGGCTCGGCACTATAGCCTGGAACGCAGGGGATACCGACAGGGCTGAGAGAGCATATCTCGATGGCCTCGAAATCAACGCGGACTCCCCGACACTGCTCAATGGCCTCGGTAACGTCTACTCAAAGCAGGAAGTGTATCAGGAGGCTGAGAAGAAGTATCGCCGAGCGCTGTCTGTGCGGCCCGATTTCTACGACGCTCGCAGGAATCTGATTCTAACGCTTGAGAAACTGCAAAAGGATGAACTTCTCTACGACGCTTACGCGGAGTTTCTGACCTATTTCCCGAATTCGGAATTCGGACTTGTGCGCATGGCGGAACATCACCTCGAACGGGGTCACAACGACTCCGCCGCCGTTTACTATGAAAGATGGGTGGCAATCTCACCGGATAATCCTGATGCTCTGTTTGGCCTCGCTCACGCCTACAGCAAAATCGGAAAGGTCGCAGAATCGCGGGAGTTGTACGAAGCGCTTACGCAGAAATACCCTGAGGAACCGACTGTGCATCTGAATCTTGGTATTGTCTACATGCAGCTCGGCTACGATAATCTCGCCGAAGAGGAATTCCAGACCGTTCTGTATTATGATTCGAGCAGCACTTACGCGCTATATAATCTTGGGCGAATGTTCGAGACTCGTGGAGACTCCGCACTCGCGCAGAATATGTTTGTGAAAATACTCACGGTCGATCCCGACTTCTACGAGAACCCTGAGGAAATACTTGATTCACTGCTCAAGTACGCGATTCCTGCCGATTCGCTTATGAAAGAAGAGTGAGGTTGACCATTTCGTCGAACTTGCCAAGTGACTTCCCCCGATTGGAGTTGCCATAGTGCCCACCAGAATCTCGATAGGGTCCGAGATAGAAGTCACCATTGATTCAATGGCGTTCACCGGCAGAGGTGTCGGTCGAGTCGGAGACAAAGTAGTCTTTGTAACGGGCGGAATCCCCGGCGACAGACTTACGGCGAGAATCGTGAAGAAGAAGCGCTCCTTCCTGGAGGCAGTGGCGATTGACATTATCGAGCCATCGGATGATCGCATCAAAGCGCCCTGCAGGCATTTCGATGTCTGCGGCGGGTGCAGCTTCCAGAATGTGCCGTACGAGAAGCAGTTGCACTACAAGCAGGATTTCATCAGGGATGCTCTGGTGCGTATCGGCGGCGAGCAGAATCCGCCGATCAAAGAGATAATCCGATGTCAGCAGGAATTCTACTATCGCAACAAAATGGAATTTTCGTTTCTGCCGATTGCAGGGGCGCCGGCAAGGCTCGGTCTGCATGTGCGCGGAAGATGGAACGAAATATTCGATGTGGAGGAATGCCTGCTGCAATCAGAGCTTTCCAACGAGATTCTCGCTGAGACGAAGAAGCTCGTTAACGAGCTTGAAATCCCCGCCTATCACATCAGCGAACATCACGGTTTCATTCGATTTCTGGTGATCCGCGACAGCAAGCAGACGGGAAGAATACAGGTTAACATCGTCACAAATAAGGGCGACCGCCCTGAGATCATGAAGATTGTGGAAGTTCTCAGATCAAAATTCGACAAGATTGCCGCTATTTATCGGACTATCAACTCGTCACAAGCAAATGTTGCGGCTGGCGAACGCGAGGAACTTCTCTGGAGCGATGGTGATTTCTTCGAGATTATCGGACCGCACAAATTCAAGGTCTTGCCTATGACATTTCTTCAGACGAACACTTATCAGACGGAAGTCCTCTACAATCAGACACTGAGAGCCGCCGATTTTTCACCGGATCAGAATGTTCTCGATCTCTACTGCGGTTGCGGCACGATATCCCATTTCATTTCGCCATTGGTGAAATCGGTGCTCGGCGTGGAGCTTAATGAGGCGGCTGTGTGGCTGGCAGGTGAGAATGCAAGAATGAACGGGATATTCAACTGCCGATTCGTGGCAGCGGATGCAGCACGGTATCTTACAGAATTGAAGCATCAGGATGCGTATTTCGACCGTATTGTCGTCGATCCCCCAAGAGCCGGAATCGGCAACAAAGTAGTCAGGCGGCTGGCGCGTCTAAACCCGCCTGTTGTGGTCTACGTGTCATGCAATCCCTCGACTCTCGCCCGCGATGTGGAGCAGTTCAGGGAGCACGGATACAGGCTCATGGATGCGGTTCCGGTCGATATGTTTCCGCATACATTTCACGTGGAAACAGTCTGCAGACTCGAAAGAAACTGATCCACGAGCCTTTTGGTTGCTTTTTTCTTATCGATAAGCCATATATACTTGAGATTTGGGAATTTCCAGCCGATAACATTATCGAACGGATCGAGTAACTGCAGCCATAACAACAAGCCGAATGCATATGATGAGAATCCTCCATACAGCAGATATTCATCTCGGCGTCAAGCTTGCCGGTCTCGGTAAGGCTGGCGATAAGGTCAGGTCGGCGCTGAAAGCGACTTTCACAGAGATGATTGACACGGCCATCTCTGAAAGGGTCGACGCGGTCGTGATTGCGGGCGATCTCCTTAATTCGAACCGAACATCGAATTCGCTGGTCCGATTCGCGTTCAGCGAAATTGAGCGGCTGGGAGATATTCCGTGCGTACTGCTTCCGGGCACTCACGACTGTCTGGAGGAAGGGTCCGTGTACCTGAGTCTAGATGACAGCGAGATACCATCGAATCTCAAGATATTCCTCGATCCGAAGAAGCCTGTATTTCATCTTGAGGACAAAGGTGTCACTTTCTATGGTCTGCCGAACATGGCTCCGAGGTCGACAATGAATCCAATCGCGTCGATTTCACGACAGGATCACGAGGGCAAGCACATCCTTCTTGCCCACGGATCATATATGATTCCTGATAGAACAGCAGCGGACGATCATCCATTCGGACTAGATGATATTGACAACTCAGGGTTCGACTACATAGCACTCGGACATTGGCATTCATGTTTTGAATTGCCGACAACGAAAACCAAGGCAGCATATTGCGGCTCGCCGGAGACGCTTGCGTTTGATCAGACCGGCTCGGGTCATTTTCTGATTGTGAGTCTCGATGATCAGGTGACGATTGACAAACGCGCTGTCGGAAGAATGCATTGGGAAGAGATCGAGCTTTCATCGGCCAGTTTCAAGTATACGATCGAAGTGGAGCGAGAATTGCAGAAATATATTGGTGAGCACAGGCTGCTGCGGGTCAAGATGACCGGACTCGCTTCGACAGACAGCCTTATACGGTTTGACGAACTGTATGATCATCTTGCCGAGAACTTCCTGTACCTG contains:
- a CDS encoding DNA repair exonuclease; amino-acid sequence: MRILHTADIHLGVKLAGLGKAGDKVRSALKATFTEMIDTAISERVDAVVIAGDLLNSNRTSNSLVRFAFSEIERLGDIPCVLLPGTHDCLEEGSVYLSLDDSEIPSNLKIFLDPKKPVFHLEDKGVTFYGLPNMAPRSTMNPIASISRQDHEGKHILLAHGSYMIPDRTAADDHPFGLDDIDNSGFDYIALGHWHSCFELPTTKTKAAYCGSPETLAFDQTGSGHFLIVSLDDQVTIDKRAVGRMHWEEIELSSASFKYTIEVERELQKYIGEHRLLRVKMTGLASTDSLIRFDELYDHLAENFLYLSIVDKTETVPGELRKLNLPRTTILGQFVTQVAEAIEEATDPEEIEILEESLRTGYAMLSGKDLM
- the rlmD gene encoding 23S rRNA (uracil(1939)-C(5))-methyltransferase RlmD, with the translated sequence MPTRISIGSEIEVTIDSMAFTGRGVGRVGDKVVFVTGGIPGDRLTARIVKKKRSFLEAVAIDIIEPSDDRIKAPCRHFDVCGGCSFQNVPYEKQLHYKQDFIRDALVRIGGEQNPPIKEIIRCQQEFYYRNKMEFSFLPIAGAPARLGLHVRGRWNEIFDVEECLLQSELSNEILAETKKLVNELEIPAYHISEHHGFIRFLVIRDSKQTGRIQVNIVTNKGDRPEIMKIVEVLRSKFDKIAAIYRTINSSQANVAAGEREELLWSDGDFFEIIGPHKFKVLPMTFLQTNTYQTEVLYNQTLRAADFSPDQNVLDLYCGCGTISHFISPLVKSVLGVELNEAAVWLAGENARMNGIFNCRFVAADAARYLTELKHQDAYFDRIVVDPPRAGIGNKVVRRLARLNPPVVVYVSCNPSTLARDVEQFREHGYRLMDAVPVDMFPHTFHVETVCRLERN
- a CDS encoding tetratricopeptide repeat protein translates to MDKQSKDEAQFNHRNLAIVVAVALIVRLVYLIEASASPFFENLVADPRFYDLWSKSIARESFFPDFALFRAPLYAYFVGIFYAVSGNSKFVVGIVQAVVGSFSCGLTFLIARRFFSEKIAVTSGLIAALYGVFIYLGAGLFPSTLATFFLLLSLFYLARIDKDSPLKQYLFAGLFAGLAAITMPFLIIFGILVFVWILYRFRVSLMTKLSRWGVLLAGMSIIIAPLTFHNLSKSGNFILISSNIGIELFAGNNAASDGKTPYLVGQNPETMRNFVAAKNLAESLKKEELSARGVCTFYLDQSLTFLTREPGKALGNFTRKVSLLLNGHEIHSDGSVYFDRRFSTVLSVLVWDRSLSFPMGFLIPLSVVGLLLTIVAWRRLMLLYAFLVSTALVPFLLYVNIETRSPMLYVVIIFASVGIFEIINRVKAGEIRRLTIPILIFAAFLFMSNYDFVNLDEDYATQHLRLGTIAWNAGDTDRAERAYLDGLEINADSPTLLNGLGNVYSKQEVYQEAEKKYRRALSVRPDFYDARRNLILTLEKLQKDELLYDAYAEFLTYFPNSEFGLVRMAEHHLERGHNDSAAVYYERWVAISPDNPDALFGLAHAYSKIGKVAESRELYEALTQKYPEEPTVHLNLGIVYMQLGYDNLAEEEFQTVLYYDSSSTYALYNLGRMFETRGDSALAQNMFVKILTVDPDFYENPEEILDSLLKYAIPADSLMKEE
- a CDS encoding AAA family ATPase — protein: MRSSHNSIALISAAGSGKTTHIVDQALSYTGGRILITTYTNPNLEQVRGLLIDRAGYVPEKITVQTWFTFLLRHGVRPYQNQMGDWPRARSIYYGKKSAKFHKKNNYFTGMNDIYDFKVAEFVDECNKKSDGLIGKRLEKIYSKIFVDELQDLAGYDLSVLEMLFRSTISVEVLGDPRQATYSTNNAMKNKQWRGSRIYGWLKEQRRLGLVSIDEHCNSHRCNQELCDFADRLFPELPKTTSSNAVRTGHDGVFSVNRVDIAEYMRAYRPSLLQYNKTAVTSGFPAINIGLTKGKTYDRVLIFPTKSMLGYLASGDPEEKVDKPALYVAITRAKYSAAFVVDDASISSSIPHWNSEGDSKAAQDL
- a CDS encoding AAA family ATPase, whose amino-acid sequence is MIKKIYIQNYKIFKKFELELNTGFNILVGDNEVGKSTILEAINLALTKRLNGRLIEYELTPYLFNACVASEYIDSIVARKPIAPPEIIIELYLENNDDLASLRGTNNSKKEDCVGVKLEIVFDEDYKEEYESLIHDNVKVELIPTEYYKCQWYSFDHNALTARGLNIRSSYIDATTIRLQSGTDYYLQDIIRSSLDAKERAELNIAYRGLKEAFAETQSIRNINDRLIGKKGAITEKDLSISMDISQKSNWETNLVPHLDKLPFQLIGKGEQSALKILLALDRKATETDIVLIEEPENHLSFSSMNSLISKVKDRCLEKQIILTTHSAYVLNKLGLENLILLGSSAATTLRQLPGDTLKYFRKLSGYDTLRLVLARIAILVEGPSDELIVQKAYLQEHGKLPIEERVDVINVRGLSFRRFLDIAKELNKEVVVVTDNDADYEKNVQEKYKPYSGAPTIRICASTDELAPSLEPQLLKSIGLTNLSRMLDREFSDDQEALDYMCNNKTECALRIFDEKTEVAMPEYIRDAVKS